A genome region from Chitinispirillales bacterium includes the following:
- a CDS encoding leucine-rich repeat domain-containing protein, with translation MLNKNGFLKVMSVMVIAAVVAMGQVDITDKFTDPNFKAEVYKAINKTAPAPIYDTDVDTVKELTMKYKHITSFSGIEYFTGLTSLYVPRNQLTTLDVSGCTALTTLDCSDNQLTTLDVSGCTALTTLDCYCNQLTTLDVSGCTALTELDCSDNQLTTLDVSGCTALTTLSCSDNQLTTLDVSKNTALTRLFCHSNYFTGEDKIIGLNKSITKNLFFSPQNSPETLDITAYFTDQNFKTEVYNIIDKAFGEPIYYSDVNTRTTLDVSNKNITSLAGIEYFSELKTLRCNNNQLIALDVSKNTKLTGLWCAYNQLTTFNISKNTELTYLYCNDNVLTALDVSKNVKLKELDVRNNYFTGEDKITGLNKSITTVFCFDPQKAIRVVTFNSNEGFAVADIIVEMGAKVNKPKDPAKTNCTFIGWYKDATLTIPWNFETDVVTANITLYAKWIEVVNVIWGNLTLEWNGEPQSPTVTATLLNGTSMPLTVIEQQTNVGNNYIATATLTTPNDNIQLANTSKTFSITERTVAVKWENTGPFIYNRTVQAPTAKLET, from the coding sequence ATGCTGAACAAAAACGGTTTTCTCAAAGTAATGTCGGTGATGGTGATTGCCGCAGTTGTGGCGATGGGACAGGTAGATATAACGGATAAGTTCACCGACCCGAACTTTAAGGCGGAAGTATATAAAGCGATAAATAAAACCGCTCCCGCTCCGATATATGATACGGATGTGGATACTGTGAAGGAGCTTACGATGAAATATAAGCACATAACTTCTTTTTCCGGTATAGAATACTTTACAGGATTGACATCGTTGTATGTTCCCCGCAATCAACTGACAACGCTGGATGTGTCGGGATGTACCGCCCTGACGACGTTGGATTGCTCCGACAATCAACTGACAACACTGGATGTGTCGGGATGTACCGCCCTGACGACGTTGGATTGCTACTGCAATCAATTGACAACGCTGGATGTGTCGGGATGTACCGCCCTGACGGAGTTGGATTGCTCCGACAATCAACTGACGACACTGGATGTGTCGGGATGTACCGCCCTGACGACGTTGTCTTGCTCCGACAATCAACTGACAACACTGGATGTGTCGAAGAATACTGCGCTGACGAGGTTGTTTTGCCACTCCAATTATTTCACCGGAGAAGATAAAATCATAGGCTTAAATAAGTCAATTACTAAAAATTTATTTTTTTCGCCGCAGAATAGTCCGGAAACGTTAGACATTACTGCGTATTTCACAGACCAGAATTTTAAGACGGAAGTGTATAACATAATTGATAAGGCATTTGGAGAGCCAATATATTACAGTGATGTAAATACTAGGACAACACTTGACGTGTCGAATAAAAATATAACTTCTCTTGCCGGTATAGAATATTTTTCCGAGTTAAAAACGTTGCGGTGCAACAACAATCAATTGATTGCACTTGATGTATCGAAAAATACAAAACTAACCGGATTGTGGTGTGCCTATAATCAATTAACAACTTTTAATATATCAAAGAATACCGAACTGACATATTTGTATTGCAACGACAATGTATTGACTGCTCTTGATGTATCAAAGAATGTCAAACTGAAGGAATTAGATGTGAGAAATAATTATTTTACCGGAGAAGATAAAATCACAGGATTAAACAAGTCAATTACGACTGTATTTTGTTTTGACCCGCAGAAAGCAATAAGAGTTGTAACATTTAATTCCAATGAAGGTTTTGCAGTTGCCGATATAATTGTGGAAATGGGTGCAAAAGTCAACAAACCCAAAGACCCTGCAAAAACCAATTGCACTTTTATCGGCTGGTATAAAGACGCCACATTAACAATACCATGGAACTTTGAAACCGACGTAGTTACAGCTAATATTACCCTCTACGCCAAATGGATTGAGGTAGTAAACGTAATTTGGGGCAACTTAACACTTGAGTGGAATGGAGAACCTCAGTCGCCAACGGTAACGGCTACACTATTGAACGGAACAAGCATGCCGCTTACGGTAATAGAACAGCAAACAAACGTTGGTAATAATTATATTGCAACGGCAACACTGACAACACCTAACGACAATATTCAATTGGCGAACACAAGTAAAACTTTCTCAATAACAGAACGAACCGTCGCGGTTAAGTGGGAAAATACGGGACCGTTTATCTACAATAGAACGGTTCAAGCGCCGACGGCAAAACTTGAAAC